A portion of the Lampris incognitus isolate fLamInc1 chromosome 9, fLamInc1.hap2, whole genome shotgun sequence genome contains these proteins:
- the LOC130118418 gene encoding C-C chemokine receptor type 5-like, whose product MNDSEPNTVAEYGDYYNVSWAGKAPCDYSKVRDFGMVFLPTLYSFVFITGFIGNGLVACVLVKNRNETNLTDICLLNLSISDLLFIISLPFIAHYAAAAEWVFGDFLCRFVCTIFTLGFYNSTFIMVVMTLDRYVVIVHAHTLAHHRTLRVGMALTVFVWLLSVCISLPYMIFTQVRNDSGVLRCDYYTDSQGWKDFNILAMNIFGLLLPLLIMVACYSRIIPILMVMRSNSRHRSIKLIIIIVVIFFLFWAPHNITMFLSFLQSRRLLQNDCQREEAISFSILVTEAIAFTHCCLNPIIYAFVGQKFRERVLRLLRNWFPCCSLLSSRDM is encoded by the exons ATGAACG ATTCTGAACCAAATACAGTTGCTGAGTACGGAGATTATTACAATGTTTCCTGGGCAGGCAAGGCTCCATGCGACTACAGCAAAGTGAGAGACTTTGGAATGGTGTTCTTGCCCACGCTCTATAGTTTTGTTTTCATCACTGGCTTCATAG GTAATGGCCTGGTGGCGTGTGTCCTGGTGAAAAACCGCAACGAGACCAATCTGACGGATATCTGCCTGCTCAACCTGTCTATCTCTGACCTGCTCTTCATAATCTCACTTCCATTCATCGCCCACTACGCCGCTGCTGCTGAATGGGTCTTCGGAGACTTCCTGTGCCGTTTTGTTTGCACTATTTTCACTCTGGGATTTTACAATAGCACCTTCATCATGGTTGTCATGACGCTGGATCGCTATGTGGTCATTGTCCACGCTCACACATTGGCACACCATCGCACGTTGAGGGTAGGAATGGCTTTGACCGTGTTCGTGTGGCTGCTGAGCGTGTGCATCTCCCTTCCCTACATGATCTTCACACAAGTGAGAAATGATTCGGGTGTGTTGAGGTGTGATTACTACACTGACAGCCAAGGCTGGAAGGATTTCAACATCCTAGCAATGAACATCTTTGGTCTCCTGCTTCCTCTGCTGATAATGGTAGCTTGCTACTCTCGGATCATCCCCATTTTGATGGTCATGAGGAGCAATAGCAGGCACCGCTCTATCAAGTTGATCATCATCATCGTGGTCATCTTTTTTTTGTTCTGGGCCCCGCATAACATCACCATGTTTTTGTCCTTCCTGCAGTCAAGAAGACTGCTTCAAAATGACTGCCAAAGGGAAGAAGCCATTAGCTTCTCAATACTAGTGACTGAGGCTATTGCATTTACTCACTGCTGTCTGAACCCCATCATATATGCCTTTGTAGGACAGAAGTTCAGGGAGCGTGTGCTGAGGCTGCTGAGGAACTGGTTTCCTTGTTGTTCCCTTCTCTCCTCCAGAGATATGTAA